A genomic region of Micromonospora sp. NBC_01796 contains the following coding sequences:
- a CDS encoding TIGR02611 family protein → MPDDERVAYESQPRPADGDSLLAEREQPPTGFRQRVQTTLEIIRANPTGRIALKVIVAVVGAIVVLVGLALIPLPGPGWLLVIAGLGVWAVEYHWARRLLTFTRRNVQAWTRWATRQSWPVRLLLGAFGLVFVSVVVWLSLKLSLGIDLVAEALHYLATH, encoded by the coding sequence GTGCCCGACGACGAGCGCGTCGCCTACGAGAGCCAGCCTCGGCCGGCCGATGGTGACTCCCTGTTGGCCGAGCGGGAACAGCCGCCGACGGGGTTCCGGCAGCGGGTCCAGACCACCCTGGAGATCATCCGGGCCAACCCGACCGGCCGGATCGCACTCAAGGTCATCGTGGCGGTGGTCGGAGCGATCGTGGTGCTCGTCGGCCTGGCACTCATCCCGCTGCCCGGACCGGGCTGGCTCCTGGTGATCGCCGGCCTGGGCGTCTGGGCGGTCGAATACCACTGGGCCCGCCGCCTGCTCACCTTCACCCGGCGCAACGTCCAGGCCTGGACCCGCTGGGCCACCCGGCAGTCCTGGCCCGTACGTCTCCTGCTCGGCGCGTTCGGCCTGGTCTTCGTCAGCGTTGTCGTCTGGCTGTCGCTGAAACTCAGCCTCGGTATCGACCTCGTCGCCGAGGCGCTGCACTACCTCGCGACGCACTGA
- a CDS encoding DUF5709 domain-containing protein has protein sequence MTTPDGSAETDVWFPHDEGQLSADDTLEDRGLDDALDEGYSPPENYRGSTAFGVTAEEASIGESLDQRIAQEVPEQATPWERPALLTDVDEDALSREADEFLDANEVGDLRAGRLVAPDQGLGPDLEGESVGSDVGIDGGGASAEEAAMHIVEFP, from the coding sequence ATGACCACCCCTGACGGATCGGCCGAGACGGACGTCTGGTTCCCCCACGACGAGGGCCAACTGTCGGCGGACGACACGCTGGAGGACCGCGGGCTCGACGACGCCCTCGACGAGGGCTACTCCCCGCCGGAGAACTACCGGGGCTCGACCGCCTTCGGCGTGACCGCCGAGGAGGCCAGCATCGGCGAGTCGCTCGACCAGCGGATCGCCCAGGAGGTTCCGGAGCAGGCGACCCCGTGGGAACGCCCCGCCCTCCTCACCGACGTCGACGAGGACGCGCTGTCCCGCGAGGCCGACGAGTTCCTCGACGCCAACGAGGTCGGCGACCTGCGCGCGGGCCGGCTGGTCGCGCCCGACCAGGGACTCGGACCGGACCTCGAGGGTGAGTCCGTCGGCAGCGACGTCGGGATCGACGGTGGCGGCGCGTCGGCCGAGGAGGCCGCGATGCACATCGTCGAGTTCCCCTGA
- a CDS encoding GOLPH3/VPS74 family protein, producing MDINLAEELLLLAYREDGAPAPDSSWLDYGLAGGVLVELAVAGRVAPVEGRLRVVDPTPTGDPVVDRGLAEIASAPTDGSAREWVDRLRAGLREAVLDRLVGRGLLRRTEERVLWVFPTSRYPSTSTDEPAPELDARRRLGLALAGTSPPDPRTHALWSLVCGTGLIASAFPGHPPEEVKRRLAAFGEPQWADRAVRDALAELEIALAATTTVMIMGGNS from the coding sequence ATGGACATCAATCTGGCCGAGGAACTGCTCCTGCTGGCCTACCGGGAGGACGGGGCGCCCGCCCCGGACTCGTCCTGGCTGGACTACGGGCTGGCCGGCGGGGTGCTGGTCGAGTTGGCGGTCGCCGGTCGGGTCGCCCCGGTCGAGGGCCGGTTGCGAGTGGTCGACCCGACGCCGACCGGTGACCCGGTTGTCGACCGGGGACTGGCCGAGATCGCGTCGGCCCCTACGGACGGTTCCGCGCGGGAGTGGGTGGACCGGTTGCGGGCGGGTCTGCGCGAGGCGGTGCTGGACCGGTTGGTCGGGCGCGGCCTGCTCCGGCGTACGGAGGAGCGGGTGCTGTGGGTCTTCCCCACCTCCCGGTACCCGTCGACCTCCACGGATGAACCCGCACCCGAACTCGACGCCCGCCGCCGGCTCGGACTGGCCCTGGCCGGCACCTCCCCGCCCGACCCGCGTACGCATGCGCTCTGGTCGTTGGTCTGCGGCACCGGCCTGATCGCCTCGGCCTTCCCCGGCCACCCGCCGGAGGAGGTGAAGCGGCGGCTCGCCGCGTTCGGCGAGCCGCAGTGGGCGGACCGGGCGGTACGCGACGCGCTGGCCGAACTGGAGATCGCGCTGGCCGCTACCACCACCGTGATGATCATGGGTGGAAACAGCTGA